Genomic window (Roseivirga sp. 4D4):
ACTTTCACTGTAGTTCCACCAACCGTCAAATCAACCAATTGCGTCTCACCTTCTTTCAAGGTGATACCCATTTCATTGGCATCAGCAATCGACATGGTCAAGTAGTTATCCCAAGTCGCTTTTGTGATTGGATCAGACATTTCCTGAAGCCAAGGGTTATTGGCCTGAGAACCGTCACCTAATCCAATTTTTTGATAAAGTGAAAGCTCAAAACCGTTTCCACCTACCTTATAATTCTGAGCAATGCTCGTAGCCGCTGCATTCGCTGCCGCTGCATCGTAGCTCAAGTTTCTATTGCTACCACCAGTCTCGAATACACCATCATATAGTGCTTTATCCCAGAAAGTTTGGAAGCTTGAAGTATCTGTTTGCTTACCAAAGAAGTTTTCTCTCCAGTTATTCTGTAGGTAAGTATAGTACTCTACGTCCTGTCCAGCCCATTTCAAGAATGACTCTGGCGCTTGTCTTGTTTTGAAAATTGGAGAGATTGTTGGCTGTACCAAACTGTAATGTCCTTCTCTCAATTCTGCATCGTTCCACTGCTCTAGGTAGTGGTGATCAGGCGCAACATACTTCACAGCAGAAGCAGTTTCATCCATTCTATCAGAAGTAGAAATTGTCAAACCAACCTTAGACATGGCTGCACTTAGAGCGGCTGCTTCAGCAGAGTCATAAGCTGGGTTACAGTTGAAGAAAATGACCGCAGAAACAGATCCGCCATTCATTTCTTTCACTAGGTTACTCATGGCCTGATCATTACCTTGACGGTAGTAAACCGGTGCATTCGCATCGATGGTAGTACCATAGTTACCCAACATATTGTTGATACCATTGATCAACACCTGAACCATTGGGTCATTAGAACCGCAAACCACAAGTGACTTGCCTCTATTTGCCCAAAGCTCATTAATGGCTTCAGCAGCATGATCAACAGCTGCTCCGCCACTTACACTAGCCTGACCTGCTTTTGCAGCAATACCATTATACATGGCTGCGACCAAAGGTCCAACTTGAGAAGGTTTGATCGGTGTTCTATAATCAGCATTCGAACCTGTCAAAGACAAGTTTGATTCGAACTGATAGTGACGAGACATCTCTCTGTGATGCTCGTTAATTTTTCTAGTCTTACTGTACTGCTTGGTAAACTCGATTGGAGAAATCCATGTACCTAAGAAATCAGCTCCAACACTTACTATTGTATGTGCTTTGCTGAAATCATAAGAAGGAACCATCGCTTCACCGAAAGATCTTCTATGTGCTTCAGAAATTCCGTATGCCGAAGCAGCGTCATAAGTAACATGCTGTGCGGTCGGGAACTTAGCAACAAATTCTCCTACTGCTCTTTTTGTAGTCGGACTTAGAACAGACTGACTTACAATTCTGATTTGACCTCCTTTAGAAGCAATATCATTTAACTGAGCAGTGATTTCTCTATCGACAGTCTCCCAGTCAGCATCTGCTCCATCTTTGGTAGGACCAGCAAGACGCTCCTTATCATAAAGTGAAAGCACAGAAGCCTCAACTTGAGCATTCGTACCACCCTGACCAATTGAGCTGTATTTGTTACCCTCAATTTTGATTGGCCTGCCTTCTCTAGTCTTAACGACAATGCTTACTGCATCACCACCATTGACATAAGTAGAAGCATAATAGTTAGGTACAGATGGATCTACATCCACCGGCTTGTTCAGATAAGGAATAGCTTTTCTAACGGGAGCCTCACATGCAGCTAAAGAAGCAGCAGCGATACCGAAACCCATTAGCTTTAAGAAATCCCTTCTATTACTATTACCGTCCTGATCACTTACAGGAAGATACTCTGGAAATTCACCTTCGTTCTTCTTAACAAACTCAGAATCGTTCGTTAACTGCTCAATTCCTTTCCAGTATGTTTTTTGATTTTCTTTCATTGTATATCAATCAGAAATCGTGTATTCAATTAATAGTGGCACTTAGCACATTCCAAACCACCGATGTCCGCCACTTTCATTGGCGTCTTCGAACTCTTATTATGTAGTTCTACAAGCTTGTCGTAGTAACCATTGCCCTGAGAATTAATATCAGTATTTCTATGACAGTCGATACACCAGCCCATTGTTAAAGGAGCATGTTGTTTTACGACTTCCATTTCCTGAATTTCTCCGTGACAAGTTTGACACTCTATCTCTCCCACCTTCACGTGCTGTGAGTGATTGAAATAGGCTAAATCTGGCAGGTTGTGAATTCTAACCCACTCAATTGGTTGCCCAGATTCTTGAGCAGCATAAAGTTTTTGAATTTCAGGCGAATCTGTCTTCAAGTAGTTGTGACAGTTCATACAGATGTTTACCGAAGGAATGTTGGCAGACTTACCAATCTCTACTCCTGTGTGGCAATACTGACAAGCGATTTCATATTCGCCTGCGTGAAGTTTATGTGAAAAAGCGATTGGCTGCTCAGGAGCATAACCCTGCTGAACACCTACCGTATAGAGTCCGTCAATTACGTTTTTCGCGGCTAAGGCAATCACCAGGAAAGTGATAATACCGATAACCGCAGGACTTTTTACGAAGGCAGATAGACTGAACTTTTCGTTAATAACCTCTTCGTCATCTTCAGAAATATCTTTCTTCTCAGCAGCGATTCTTCTCAGTACGCTAATGATCAGTCCAAGTACAATCAGAATGACCAGAAGTACAAAAACGAGCACTCCGACCATTACGTTGAGATACTCTGCCGGTACACCACCTTCTTGTGCAACTGCGCCTTCTCCACCTGCGGCTGGGTCAACAACCTCAACCGGATTCTCTTCTACATTTCTAACATAAGCGAGAATTGACAAGATTTGATCGTTGGTCAGATCGTAAGCCGCCATCTGAAGCTTGTTGTACTCATTAAAGAGCGCTACTGCCTGATCGTCACCACTTTCTATCAATAGTGTCGAATTCTTCACCCATGAATAGATCCATTCTAATTCTCTTCTGTCATAGACACCAGCTAAAGCAGGACCTACTTTCTTACCCACCACATTATGGCAAGTGTTACAAGCATATTCTTCGAATAGTCCGGCTCCGATATTGATGATGGCTTCATCAGTTGGAACTGCATCTCTTTGGGCAAATAGATCACCCCCAGAAAAAAGAAAACAGCATACAAAGAGGCATGCTGTCGCAAATCGGACAATGGTTGTTTTCGCTACCATGTAAAATGTATTTTTAATCACAGATTAACTCAATACTGAAAATGTAGCGGCAAAGGTAGTATCGGAAGCCCGTATTTCAAACTAAAACGCAAGCCCATTTTAGGGTCTAAATAGACATAAAAAGAAGTCTCAAAAATCTGTAAATCAATTATTTACACACAGATTAATTCATCAATATTTATTTAGAATCATTATAAATAGTGGAATTACAACAACCTAACGCAACCATTTTGAGAAGGGAAAATAGACCAACCAAATTCACAAGAATTTGTTGCCATTTTCTAGTCAGTTTTTCAGGAAAAACTAGGGGTTTGAGGATTAATACCTTAGAACCTAAAGGCTTAAAAGTACTTTAATGAAAAAAGCCCCAACTCCGAAGTTTCGGGGTGGGGCTTTGGAGAGGCGCTGAGCGGATTCGAACCGCTGTACGAGCTTTTGCAGAGCTCTGCCTAGCCACTCGGCCACAGCGCCATTATTTTAACGATGTGGCTTTTCGTTTTTCTTTGTGCAATTCAGGTGAGTACCACCTTTTGCAGTGCTTCCCGATGTATCGGGACCACTCGGCCACAGCGCCAGTTATTCAGTGCGCAAATTTATCAATAATCGTTAGCTGCACCAAGTTTTGAACGATTAAGTAATAAAAAAGCATCCCGTTTTCACAGGATGCTTTTTGTCATTTATTAAACCTTACTCTTCAGTTGCTTCTTCAGCAGCGTCAGCTTCTGGAGCCTCAGCCTTAGGAGCTTCTTCTTTCTTAGCTTTAGTTGCTTTCGCGTCTGCTTTCTTCTTGTCAGCAGCTTTCTTCTCGTTAGCCTTCTTGGTGTTATCTTCCATCTCAGCTTTCAATGCAGAAAGTGCATCAAGATCTCCTAAAGTAGAAACTTCAGCATCATTGTTCTTCAGTTTCGCTTTTGCTTTAGCAGAACCACCTGACTTGGCCTTTCTAACAGGAGCCGCAGGTTTTTCAGGAGCAGTATGCGTATAAGTATGTGACATTACAATTCGCTTGTCATCCTTAGAGAATTCAACTACAACGAAATCTAAAGTCTCACCTACTTCTACATTAGAACCATCTTCTTTCTTCAAGTTCTTGTTCGTAGCAATTCCTTCAAGTCCGTAAGGCAATTCTAGAGAAGCACCTTTGTCATTTTTAGAAATTACCGTTGTCTTGTGAGCAGAACCTGGAGTGAATACAGTTTCGAAAGTATCCCATGGATTCTCTTCCAACTGCTTATGACCTAGTGCCAAACGCTTGTTATCAATATCAAGCTCAAGTACCTGTACTTCAAGCTCATCTCCAACTTTTACAAATTCAGATGGATGTTTGATTTTCTTAGTCCAAGAAAGATCAGAAACGTGTACTAAACCATCGATACCTTCTTCTAGCTCAATGAATAAACCGAAGTTGGTTAGGTTTCTTACGATACCTGTGTGGTTAGTACCAACACCGTACTTAGTCAATACATCTTGCTTAGTCCAAGGATCTTCAGTCAATTGCTTAATACCTAGAGACATTTTTCTTTCGTCTCTGTCAAGTGTCAATACAACTGCTTCAAGCTCATCTCCAACACTGATGAAGTCTTGTGGGTTTCTCAAGTGCTGAGACCAAGACATTTCAGAAACGTGGATCAAACCTTCAACGCCAGCATTAAGCTCAAGGAACGCACCATAATCAGCAACATTCACGATAGAACCTTTCACTTTAGAACCTACTTCGATAGCAGCATCTAACTGATCCCAAGGGTGCTCAGTCAATTGCTTCATACCAAGAGAAATTCTTCTCTTGTCATCATCGAAGTCAAGTACTACTACATTCACTTTCTCATCAAGGTTCAATACCTCAGCTGGGTCATTGATTCTACCCCAAGAGATATCAGTGATGTGCAATAGACCATCAACACCACCTAGATCGATGAATACACCGAAGTTGGTCATGTTCTTGATAACACCCTCCAATACTTGACCTTTCTCAAGGTTCTCAAGGATAAGTGCTTTTTGCTTCTCAAGATCTTTCTCGATTAGTACTTTATGAGATACTACTACGTTGTCGTTAGTGTAGTTGATTTTCACAACTTTCACTTCCATTTTCTTACCTACAAAAACATCAAAGTCTCTGATTGGCTTCACATCAATTTGTGAACCTGGCAAGAATGATTCAACACCGTAAACGTCAACAATAAGACCACCTTTAGTTCTTCTTTTTACGAAGCCTTCGATTACCTTATCATTTTCGCTAGCATCTTGGATCAATTCCCATGCACGTACAATCTTCGCCTTTCTTCTAGAAAGCACTAGTTGTCCTTGTGCGTTTTCTTGCTCTTCAATGTATACTTCAATCTGATCACCGATTTTTAAATCAGGTGTATCTCTGAATTCTGAAGAACTTACCAAACCATCTGACTTGTAGCCGATGTTTAGCACAATATCTCTTGGCGTGATCGATACTACAGTACCATGGATCACTTTCTTCTCCTCGATCGTATTTAAAGTATCGCCATATAGCGCCTCTAAATCTTCTCTCTCCTTGCTAGAGTAGCCTTCTCCAAAACCTTTAGTTTCAAAAGCCTCCCAATCAAATTCTTCTTGAGCGGGTTCAGCTTCTTTCTTAGCAGCTTTTTTAGCTGGTGCTTTCTTAGCTTTTGGTTTCTCTTCTACTACTGGAGTCTCTTCAGCAACTTCAGTTGCCTCTACTTTTTCCTCAACGGCTGGTGCCTCTTGAGTTTCCTGAGCAACTACAGTTTCCTCTACTGCTTCAGGTGCTTTTTTTTCTTCTGACATGATAATATTGCCCTGTGATTACTTCCTTCAATATGCAGGGCACATATTGGGGAATTTTTGGTTCTAAAAACTCTTCACACTTGTTGCAAAAAGCCGCCTCGGTCGAAACGGACTGCAAAGGTAAGAATTTATTTTTTATTCAAGCAACATTAAAGTAATGCTATGATCTACTGCACAATCTGTTGAGACATATAAACAGAAGAATTTCGAATTTTAAAGAAAAATATAATTTTAAAAATATTTATTAACATATTTGTAAAAATCTATTCAAATGAAATTCAAGAAATCATATCTTTTAATACTATTTAGTATCTCTCTATGCTTGGCCTGTCAGCAGGACGAAGACTCTGAACTTCCAGTCAAACAAGAAGTAAGAAGGGAGATCGTTTCTTCACAAGACATACCGCATATTGTCGATGACCTTTTCAATCAACTAAATCTGGGAAATGACCAAAAGCGTTTTTCGGTTAACGATGGAGGCCAAAATATCACCCTTGATATTGATCTTGACAGAATACTGAGAACAGCAGACTCCTTAGGAAGGGAGACATACTCGATTCAAATAGAGAACCTGTCCGCCTCTCCATTCACATTCTATAATCTAATTCTGAAGTATAATGAGCAGGGAGAAGTATTTGAGCCATTTGTCATGAGATACGTCATGGATGAAGAATTCATTCCTGAATACCTAAAAACCAGGTCAATGTCTGACTTCTCTGGGTCAGTCACCAAATTGATTCTGACTAAATCAAGTAATAATAATTCATCTTCTGCCGCTCCTGATCCATCTGACCCGACAGCTGTGCTTTTTTCCGAGGAATGTCCTTTCGAAGAGATGATTGATGGAGGGGGAGGGTCAACCGCACCTGGCGGTAATACCGGTACTAGCAGTTCATTAGTCAAGGTTTGCGAACTGAGTATGCACGAAGAAGTATTTTATACTCTTAATTGTACACCGGAAGGGTGTGATATATCAAGCTATGAAAGAACTCCTGTTTACACGCGTACTTGCTACTATACCTATTCGAATCATACTGAAGTGGCAGGTAGTAGTAACGAATGTGAAGAAGAAGGTGAAATCCCAATTTTACTTCCTGATGGCTTAATCCTCGACAGCAGTTTGTCATTACTTCCATGCAGTGAGCAAATCATTCTCGACCTTGCTTCTAAGGGTGACCCCCTAAATTGGTCAGCAGCTTTAAAAAACGATACGCACCCAGAAAAAAATCAAAAAATTGGCCATATATCAGCTGATATACTCAATTTCTTTAATGACTCAGGTACGTACAATCTATCTTTTCAAGTAGGAGATGCTGGAAAAGACAATCAAGGTAATGACCTCAATGCAAACACCAATCGGATTAGTAAAACCAATTTTATGATCACTCTTGATGAAGAGCGCTTAAAAAATTCGACCAGCCTAGGGCTTGCAAGCACAATCTTACACGAGGCTATGCACGGATACTTGAGCTTCTCAATTTATAATGGAAGCGAAGACCCAGGAACTAACCAAGCTCTACAGGATTTATACAACTCCCTCCAACCAAAAAAATTGGACATAGTTATGACTCAACATGAGTTTATATCCGACTATGTAGATGCAATGGCATACTCGTTGTCGGTTTGGGATGATCATAAACAGGATATGAGTTATTATCGTAAATTGAGCTGGGGTGGTTTACACGAAACAACGGCCTACCAGAGCCTGCATAATTCAAAAAAATATGATATCCGAGATGCGAATGAAGCTGAAAGAAAAAACTCTAACAAAGCGAAAGGCGATTCAGGTTGCTAGCATTATAGTTATGCTTATTTACAACTCTGTAAGCCCTCTTCAAGCTCAGTCCACTGGTTCAATAGATAGAGAAAACAAACTCATTGAGTACATATTCAACAGAATAGAAGGTGGCCAAATCAGATTAAATACTCGGCAAAGTGATTTTTTCTGGCTTGAGGAGCCAATTATAGTCAACGAATTAAAATCAAAAACCTTCAGCTGTATTGGTTTGGAGAGAACATTGGATGCTATAGACTTTCAACTAAGCGATGAATCAGTCACAAGACTGAAATCTTTACAACCAAAAGATTTAAAATCTGGAAAATGGCCTAAAAAGCTAGTAAGAGAACTAAAAAAAGGCTTGAATAAAAATGACTACATAAGAAATATAAGTCTTGGCTATCCCATTTTCTTAGAATCTCATTCTAAGGCCTTGGTATTTGTCCATGGCAGTTCTGGTGCAAGTGTTAATATCTACTTGTGGGAACCCTCTTCCGGATGGAAGTATCATTGCGAATTATCTCTTTGGGTGAGCTAATTCAAACTCAGATACTGCAGCCAGTCATCAGA
Coding sequences:
- a CDS encoding TAT-variant-translocated molybdopterin oxidoreductase; protein product: MKENQKTYWKGIEQLTNDSEFVKKNEGEFPEYLPVSDQDGNSNRRDFLKLMGFGIAAASLAACEAPVRKAIPYLNKPVDVDPSVPNYYASTYVNGGDAVSIVVKTREGRPIKIEGNKYSSIGQGGTNAQVEASVLSLYDKERLAGPTKDGADADWETVDREITAQLNDIASKGGQIRIVSQSVLSPTTKRAVGEFVAKFPTAQHVTYDAASAYGISEAHRRSFGEAMVPSYDFSKAHTIVSVGADFLGTWISPIEFTKQYSKTRKINEHHREMSRHYQFESNLSLTGSNADYRTPIKPSQVGPLVAAMYNGIAAKAGQASVSGGAAVDHAAEAINELWANRGKSLVVCGSNDPMVQVLINGINNMLGNYGTTIDANAPVYYRQGNDQAMSNLVKEMNGGSVSAVIFFNCNPAYDSAEAAALSAAMSKVGLTISTSDRMDETASAVKYVAPDHHYLEQWNDAELREGHYSLVQPTISPIFKTRQAPESFLKWAGQDVEYYTYLQNNWRENFFGKQTDTSSFQTFWDKALYDGVFETGGSNRNLSYDAAAANAAATSIAQNYKVGGNGFELSLYQKIGLGDGSQANNPWLQEMSDPITKATWDNYLTMSIADANEMGITLKEGETQLVDLTVGGTTVKVPVLVQPGQAIGTLGMAVGYGRTKAGRVADGLGVNAYPMMTKLNGANVMDVFAGVSVTATGESYRIAQTQTHQTYMGRENVIQEATLSEYKEDAGAGRWHPKIYKEGKYIKPSKITLWKGHEYSNHHWAMTIDMNSCTGCSACTVACQAENNIPVVGKEEVLNRREMAWIRIDRYYSAANPAGSKKELENAAENPEVTFQPMMCQHCNNAPCETVCPVAATTHSSEGLNQMTYNRCIGTRYCANNCPYKVRRFNWFKYHDNTQFDMNSSMNNDLGKMVLNPDVTVRARGVMEKCTMCVQRIQAGKLTAKREGRRPVDGEISIACASACPSDAITFGDLNDKNSKISQMLQIEDKKDGEGATERVVNEERAYHVLEEINVNPNVWYMTKIRNKQKTEA
- a CDS encoding cytochrome c3 family protein, with amino-acid sequence MVAKTTIVRFATACLFVCCFLFSGGDLFAQRDAVPTDEAIINIGAGLFEEYACNTCHNVVGKKVGPALAGVYDRRELEWIYSWVKNSTLLIESGDDQAVALFNEYNKLQMAAYDLTNDQILSILAYVRNVEENPVEVVDPAAGGEGAVAQEGGVPAEYLNVMVGVLVFVLLVILIVLGLIISVLRRIAAEKKDISEDDEEVINEKFSLSAFVKSPAVIGIITFLVIALAAKNVIDGLYTVGVQQGYAPEQPIAFSHKLHAGEYEIACQYCHTGVEIGKSANIPSVNICMNCHNYLKTDSPEIQKLYAAQESGQPIEWVRIHNLPDLAYFNHSQHVKVGEIECQTCHGEIQEMEVVKQHAPLTMGWCIDCHRNTDINSQGNGYYDKLVELHNKSSKTPMKVADIGGLECAKCHY
- the rpsA gene encoding 30S ribosomal protein S1; the protein is MSEEKKAPEAVEETVVAQETQEAPAVEEKVEATEVAEETPVVEEKPKAKKAPAKKAAKKEAEPAQEEFDWEAFETKGFGEGYSSKEREDLEALYGDTLNTIEEKKVIHGTVVSITPRDIVLNIGYKSDGLVSSSEFRDTPDLKIGDQIEVYIEEQENAQGQLVLSRRKAKIVRAWELIQDASENDKVIEGFVKRRTKGGLIVDVYGVESFLPGSQIDVKPIRDFDVFVGKKMEVKVVKINYTNDNVVVSHKVLIEKDLEKQKALILENLEKGQVLEGVIKNMTNFGVFIDLGGVDGLLHITDISWGRINDPAEVLNLDEKVNVVVLDFDDDKRRISLGMKQLTEHPWDQLDAAIEVGSKVKGSIVNVADYGAFLELNAGVEGLIHVSEMSWSQHLRNPQDFISVGDELEAVVLTLDRDERKMSLGIKQLTEDPWTKQDVLTKYGVGTNHTGIVRNLTNFGLFIELEEGIDGLVHVSDLSWTKKIKHPSEFVKVGDELEVQVLELDIDNKRLALGHKQLEENPWDTFETVFTPGSAHKTTVISKNDKGASLELPYGLEGIATNKNLKKEDGSNVEVGETLDFVVVEFSKDDKRIVMSHTYTHTAPEKPAAPVRKAKSGGSAKAKAKLKNNDAEVSTLGDLDALSALKAEMEDNTKKANEKKAADKKKADAKATKAKKEEAPKAEAPEADAAEEATEE